A DNA window from Thiopseudomonas alkaliphila contains the following coding sequences:
- a CDS encoding HAD family hydrolase, translating into MNRIQGVLFDLDGTLIDSARDFIAIIQAMRNEQGLAPLNQERINGFRQVVSQGAQAMVNYGFNLAPDDAQAVLLKQDFLQRYQTQFAQHSTLFTGMPEVLQFLEKMQLPWGVATNKPALFAEPLMQALHLDQRCAALLCPEHVEKSKPAPDMLYKAAEQLALSPEKIVYIGDDLRDIQAAQAADMPSIAVTYGYHAASDNPQLWGANQVIASPEALLNLLEQVICGC; encoded by the coding sequence ATGAATCGTATTCAAGGAGTGCTGTTTGATTTAGATGGAACACTGATCGATAGCGCACGCGACTTTATTGCCATTATTCAGGCCATGCGTAACGAGCAAGGACTAGCCCCACTTAATCAAGAGCGAATAAACGGCTTTCGACAAGTTGTCTCACAAGGCGCGCAAGCCATGGTTAATTATGGGTTTAATTTAGCGCCGGATGATGCTCAAGCGGTTTTGCTGAAGCAGGATTTTTTACAGCGATATCAGACGCAGTTTGCTCAACACTCCACTTTATTTACCGGCATGCCAGAAGTACTGCAGTTTTTAGAAAAAATGCAGCTGCCTTGGGGGGTGGCGACTAACAAACCCGCGCTCTTTGCCGAACCACTTATGCAGGCACTGCACCTGGATCAGCGTTGCGCAGCACTGCTCTGCCCTGAGCATGTTGAAAAGAGCAAGCCGGCGCCCGATATGCTCTACAAAGCGGCTGAGCAATTAGCCCTGAGCCCTGAAAAAATTGTATATATCGGAGATGATCTGCGTGATATTCAGGCCGCCCAGGCCGCTGATATGCCAAGCATTGCCGTCACCTATGGTTATCATGCCGCTAGCGATAATCCGCAGCTGTGGGGTGCCAATCAAGTCATTGCCAGTCCTGAAGCCTTATTAAATTTATTAGAACAAGTTATTTGTGGCTGTTAA
- a CDS encoding NCS2 family permease has translation MLEQYFKLSAHNTTIKTEILAGVTTFLTMAYILFINPNMLAETGMDKGAVFVATCLAGAIGSAIMGLLANYPIALAPGMGLNAFFTYTVVLTMGYTWQVGLGAVFLSGLIFFCMSIFKIREWIINSIPLPLRSAISAGIGLFLALIALTKAEIVVANPDTLVGLGALNKTAPLLATFGFALIVALTYRKVTGAVMIGILAVTVVALALGDTQLDGVISMPPSLAPTFMQLDIAGALDVGLISVIFAFLFVDLFDTSGTLIGVAQRAKLVDEQGNLPRLGRALLADSTATMAGSMIGASTTTSYVESTAGTAVGGRTGLTACVVAVCFLLSLFFSPLAAAIPLYATAPALFFVAVLMTSGLAHIDWEDITVAAPVVVAALAMPLTFSIANGIAFGFISWTLIKVMSGRYKDLNLAMWVLSSLFVLKLGFFP, from the coding sequence ATGCTGGAACAGTATTTCAAACTCTCAGCCCATAACACGACCATTAAAACTGAAATTTTAGCGGGCGTGACCACCTTCTTAACGATGGCCTACATTCTCTTTATTAATCCCAATATGCTGGCAGAAACGGGAATGGATAAAGGGGCAGTGTTTGTTGCCACCTGCTTAGCAGGGGCGATTGGTTCTGCGATTATGGGGTTACTGGCTAATTACCCTATCGCTTTGGCCCCTGGTATGGGCTTAAATGCGTTCTTTACCTACACCGTGGTGCTGACCATGGGCTATACCTGGCAAGTTGGACTGGGTGCCGTATTCTTATCGGGTTTAATCTTTTTTTGCATGTCGATTTTTAAAATTCGCGAATGGATTATTAATAGCATTCCACTGCCTTTGCGCTCGGCGATCAGTGCCGGCATTGGTTTATTTCTAGCCTTAATTGCCTTAACTAAAGCCGAAATTGTGGTGGCTAATCCCGACACCTTAGTGGGACTTGGTGCGCTGAATAAAACCGCTCCGCTTTTGGCTACTTTTGGCTTTGCGTTAATTGTTGCGCTGACCTACCGCAAAGTAACCGGCGCCGTTATGATCGGAATTTTGGCGGTCACGGTGGTCGCCTTAGCTTTAGGTGATACCCAGTTAGATGGCGTCATAAGTATGCCACCCAGCCTCGCACCCACCTTTATGCAACTGGATATTGCTGGCGCCTTAGATGTAGGCCTGATCAGCGTAATTTTTGCCTTTTTGTTTGTCGATCTATTTGATACCTCTGGTACTTTAATTGGAGTCGCGCAACGGGCCAAGCTGGTTGATGAACAGGGTAACTTGCCACGCTTAGGCCGTGCACTGCTAGCCGACAGCACTGCCACCATGGCCGGCTCGATGATTGGTGCCAGCACCACTACCAGTTATGTTGAATCAACTGCGGGTACTGCTGTGGGAGGACGCACCGGGCTCACCGCCTGTGTGGTTGCTGTTTGCTTTTTACTGAGCCTGTTTTTCTCACCGCTGGCCGCTGCTATTCCTTTATATGCAACGGCTCCTGCACTGTTTTTTGTCGCGGTACTGATGACCAGTGGCCTAGCTCATATTGACTGGGAGGACATCACAGTTGCAGCTCCAGTGGTAGTCGCTGCACTGGCCATGCCGCTGACATTTTCGATTGCCAATGGCATCGCATTTGGCTTTATTAGCTGGACCTTAATTAAGGTGATGAGTGGCCGCTATAAGGATTTAAATCTTGCTATGTGGGTACTTTCCAGCTTATTTGTCTTAAAGCTTGGCTTTTTTCCTTAG
- the sodC gene encoding superoxide dismutase family protein has protein sequence MYNVKCLLPTFTLAIAGIGINPLVLAADRSEQLTIEVHASSEQGQGAALGTIKVEPTPYGLLFTPELKGLAAGLHGFHIHENANCAPNTDAQAKVVPAGAAGGHFDPEKTGQHLGPYNSAGHLGDLPALYVNAEGVADYPVLAPKLRELAQIKKRSIMIHAGGDNHSDHPAPLGGGGARMACGVIN, from the coding sequence ATGTATAACGTTAAATGTTTGTTGCCAACGTTCACGTTAGCTATAGCCGGAATCGGCATTAATCCACTAGTTCTGGCGGCTGATCGCTCAGAACAGTTAACCATTGAGGTGCATGCCTCGAGTGAGCAAGGACAAGGAGCGGCGTTAGGGACGATTAAGGTTGAGCCAACGCCCTATGGTTTGCTGTTTACCCCAGAGCTTAAGGGATTGGCAGCGGGGCTTCATGGGTTTCATATCCATGAGAACGCAAATTGCGCTCCAAATACAGATGCTCAAGCTAAGGTAGTTCCGGCTGGAGCTGCGGGTGGGCACTTTGATCCAGAAAAAACGGGGCAACATCTTGGGCCTTATAATAGCGCAGGGCATTTAGGTGACTTGCCAGCTCTTTACGTTAACGCCGAAGGCGTAGCCGATTACCCAGTACTGGCGCCGAAGCTGCGGGAGTTAGCGCAAATTAAAAAGCGCTCGATTATGATTCATGCCGGAGGCGATAACCATAGCGATCATCCCGCGCCCTTGGGCGGCGGTGGTGCGCGCATGGCCTGTGGCGTGATTAATTAA
- a CDS encoding sulfate ABC transporter substrate-binding protein, producing the protein MSTQPWFTRPLTALVLIASSFSLHAQSLLNVSYDPTRELYNDYNRAFNQYWQAQGHPAVQIRQSHGGSGKQARAVVEGLPADVVTLALAGDIDELHRTGNWLPKDWQTRLPHSSTPYTSTIVFLVRKGNPKQIKDWDDLIQSGIEVITPNPKTSGGARWNFLAAWAYAQKTLGDEQQAHEFVQQLYRNVPVLDSGARGATNTFASYGLGDVLLAWENEAYLSLQQHPEQEFEIVTPSISILAEPPVAIVERNVERKGTRELATAYLEYLYSDEGQRIAAKHFYRPRNPKIAEEFSGHFAQLNLVTIDQFFGGWAQAQPKFFNDGGIFDQLQQATQ; encoded by the coding sequence ATGTCGACTCAGCCTTGGTTTACTCGCCCATTAACCGCTTTAGTACTGATCGCTAGTAGTTTTAGCCTGCATGCACAAAGCTTATTAAACGTCTCTTACGACCCTACCCGTGAGTTGTATAACGACTACAACCGCGCCTTTAATCAATACTGGCAAGCCCAAGGACACCCAGCAGTGCAGATTCGTCAGTCCCATGGTGGCTCAGGCAAACAAGCGCGCGCAGTGGTCGAAGGCTTACCAGCTGATGTGGTGACCTTAGCTTTAGCCGGTGATATTGATGAACTCCACCGCACCGGTAATTGGCTGCCTAAAGACTGGCAAACTCGTTTACCCCATAGCAGCACCCCCTACACTTCAACCATTGTTTTTTTAGTGCGTAAAGGTAACCCAAAGCAGATCAAAGACTGGGATGACTTAATACAGTCTGGCATTGAAGTCATTACCCCTAATCCTAAAACCTCAGGTGGTGCTCGTTGGAATTTTCTTGCAGCTTGGGCTTATGCGCAAAAAACACTCGGCGATGAGCAGCAGGCACATGAGTTTGTGCAACAACTCTACCGTAACGTGCCTGTACTTGACAGTGGAGCCAGAGGCGCAACCAATACCTTTGCCAGTTATGGCTTAGGTGATGTGTTACTTGCTTGGGAAAATGAGGCTTACCTTAGTTTGCAGCAACATCCCGAGCAGGAGTTCGAGATTGTCACCCCCTCCATTTCAATTCTAGCTGAACCACCAGTGGCCATTGTTGAGCGTAATGTTGAACGCAAAGGCACTCGCGAATTAGCCACTGCCTATCTTGAATATCTGTATAGCGATGAAGGCCAACGGATTGCTGCTAAGCACTTTTATCGACCACGCAACCCTAAAATAGCTGAAGAGTTTAGTGGACACTTTGCTCAGCTGAACTTAGTGACCATTGATCAGTTTTTTGGCGGCTGGGCGCAAGCACAACCTAAATTTTTTAATGATGGTGGCATTTTTGATCAGCTTCAGCAGGCAACCCAATAA
- the ubiG gene encoding bifunctional 2-polyprenyl-6-hydroxyphenol methylase/3-demethylubiquinol 3-O-methyltransferase UbiG: protein MSNVDHAEIAKFEALAHRWWDRESEFKPLHDINPLRVNWIDEHAGLAGKKVLDVGCGGGILSEAMAQRGATVMGIDMGEAPLSVAELHKLESGVEVEYRQVTAEALAAEMPGQFDVVTCLEMLEHVPDPASIIQACYQLVKPGGQVFFSTINRNPKSYLFAIIGAEYILRLMPRGTHDFKKFIRPSELGAWCRQAGFQVQDIIGLTYNPLTKIYKLEADVDVNYMLRTTKAQA from the coding sequence ATGTCCAATGTTGATCATGCTGAGATTGCTAAATTTGAAGCCTTGGCGCACCGTTGGTGGGATCGGGAAAGCGAGTTCAAACCATTACATGATATTAACCCACTGCGAGTGAACTGGATTGATGAGCACGCCGGCCTAGCGGGTAAAAAAGTATTGGATGTAGGCTGTGGTGGCGGTATTTTAAGTGAGGCCATGGCCCAGCGCGGAGCTACCGTTATGGGCATTGATATGGGCGAAGCGCCACTGTCGGTGGCGGAATTACATAAACTGGAGTCCGGGGTTGAGGTTGAGTACCGCCAAGTCACCGCCGAAGCCTTAGCCGCTGAAATGCCTGGGCAGTTTGATGTAGTGACTTGCCTTGAAATGCTGGAGCACGTCCCAGATCCGGCTTCCATTATCCAAGCCTGTTACCAACTGGTAAAACCCGGCGGACAAGTATTTTTTTCCACTATTAACCGCAATCCTAAGTCATATTTATTCGCAATTATTGGCGCAGAATATATCTTGCGCTTGATGCCACGTGGCACCCATGACTTTAAAAAGTTTATTCGCCCTTCTGAACTGGGGGCTTGGTGTCGCCAAGCTGGGTTTCAAGTCCAAGATATTATCGGTCTGACCTATAACCCCTTGACTAAGATCTACAAACTCGAAGCTGATGTTGATGTGAACTACATGCTACGCACCACTAAGGCTCAAGCATGA
- a CDS encoding LysR family transcriptional regulator: protein MDLTHLNTFVAAAEQLSFSLAAEQLHVTQPAVSKRISALEQQLGVRLFDRINRDILLTDAGKALLPRAYRLINELKDTQRALHNLEHQVSGSLSLATSHHIGLHRLPPILREFTRRYPEVQLDIRFLDSEVAYEEVLQGRCELAIITLSPHTLPPLAAHLLWNDELVFVAAKDHPLAEQAPLTLSELASHPAIFPGSHTFTQKIAQQLFDQQGLVPCISMSTNYMETIKMMVSIGLAWSVLPKTMLDTELIQLNVQTPSLLRPLGYIQHQQRTASNAVNAFIDILHSYKNAE from the coding sequence ATGGATCTTACTCACCTCAATACCTTTGTCGCTGCAGCTGAGCAGCTAAGCTTCTCGTTGGCCGCCGAGCAATTACACGTTACTCAGCCGGCGGTGAGTAAACGTATTTCTGCCCTTGAGCAGCAATTGGGCGTGCGCTTATTTGATCGAATAAACCGCGACATTCTATTAACTGACGCCGGTAAAGCCTTATTGCCTAGAGCCTATCGCTTAATTAATGAACTTAAAGACACTCAACGCGCGTTACATAATCTTGAGCACCAGGTCAGCGGCTCGCTGAGCTTAGCCACCAGCCACCATATTGGCCTGCATCGTTTGCCGCCTATTTTGCGAGAGTTTACGCGGCGCTATCCTGAGGTACAGCTAGATATTCGTTTCTTAGATTCTGAGGTGGCTTATGAGGAAGTGCTCCAAGGGCGCTGCGAGTTAGCGATTATTACCCTCTCTCCCCACACGCTCCCCCCACTGGCGGCCCATCTGTTATGGAATGATGAACTGGTCTTTGTCGCCGCTAAGGATCATCCGTTAGCAGAGCAAGCACCGCTTACCTTATCTGAGCTAGCCAGCCACCCTGCTATTTTTCCTGGCAGTCACACCTTTACCCAAAAAATTGCCCAGCAGTTATTTGATCAGCAAGGCTTAGTTCCTTGCATCAGTATGAGTACTAACTATATGGAAACCATTAAAATGATGGTCTCTATCGGATTGGCTTGGAGTGTACTGCCGAAAACTATGCTCGACACAGAGCTAATACAACTCAACGTACAGACTCCTAGCTTACTTCGTCCACTGGGCTATATTCAGCATCAACAACGCACCGCCTCAAATGCAGTTAATGCCTTTATTGATATTTTACATAGCTATAAAAACGCCGAGTAA